A section of the Humulus lupulus chromosome 2, drHumLupu1.1, whole genome shotgun sequence genome encodes:
- the LOC133815478 gene encoding uncharacterized protein LOC133815478, with product MASRLKRKNWYSNLSPQKKDDIKKRRREIYIKKNKVVMPMDGDISTNSTNTFEIGSSSKASMINSIECGRQPQVSLKKKSATSALTNTPFRQHFLPMESPCIHCHAKRFHTETKGFCCSNGDISLVSNLVPRQLHALFTSDSDESTEFRKYIRTYNNTFAFTSFGVKYDKELCEINKGIYTFRIQGQVYHFINELLPSDNHPSYLQLYFYDTEHELQHRMCNSSKMKSHILTKLIEILSSNPYCRFFRNLRELSDLDNCKILIRSNTHIDQRVYNAPSISQVAAMWTDDHSSGDHKNRDIIVQSHSGYSHNVEYYFNCYDPLQYPLLFPHGESGWHCGIKRACKNTYTPYATSTKLFDLDHIELPTELLQKEAQVCTNKTTRTNVSCREYYCYKLQIRPSEEAILLQAGRLLQQYVVDMYVKLETSRLDYFRHKQQEIRAELYQGIIDNIEDGENRGCKVGRRIILPSSFIGGPRDMRKRYMDAMALVQRFGKPDIFLTMTCNPNWYEIKQELGPNDEVQPNDEVQNRPDLVVRIFRAKLEELKKDLFIRQIFGGVAAYVYVIEFQKRDLPHAHLLIILKPNSKIYGPENFDKIVSAEIPHETHNSHLYTMVVKHMIHGPCGFLNPKNACMTKEGNCRNRYPKSFCSVTTQAQNAYPRYKRCDDGKHIQVRGATLDNRWVVPYNPFLLAKFDCHMNVEICSTIKAVKYLYKYIYKGHDRVAFNITSSNDENMINEIDNFQSARWISAPEAMWRIYGFTLNEIYPAVYSLQLHLEDKQLVTFNTSTKLSHIVQSDVFSRSMLTEFFRMNSYNKAARTLLYKEFPENFVWNQQQKIWTPRKKGVVIGRVVSAYPTEGERYYLRLLLNHVRGASSFDDLKTFNNIRVTTFRESAMLHGLLESDNAIEQCLEEASLYQMPCTL from the exons ATGGCTTCTCGTTTGAAAAGGAAAAATTGGTATTCAAATTTATCTCCACAAAAGAAAGATGATATAAAAAAGAGACGACGGGAGATTTACATTAAAAAGAACAAGGTTGTGATGCCTATGGATGGAGACATTTCCACCAACTCTACCAACACTTTTGAAATCG GATCTTCTTCCAAGGCCTCGATGATCAACTCTATTGAATGTGGAAGACAACCACAGGTTTCGCTCAAGAAGAAATCTGCCACATCTGCATTAACAAATACTCCTTTTAGGCAACATTTTTTACCAATGGAATCACCTTGCATACACTGTCATGCAAAAAGATTTCACACTGAAACTAAAGGATTTTGCTGCTCTAATGGAGATATATCATTAGTGTCAAACCTTGTTCCACGCCAACTTCATGCTCTTTTCACATCTGATTCTGATGAGTCAACAGAATTTCGAAAATATATTCGAACATATAATAACACTTTTGCATTTACATCCTTCGGTGTTAAATATGATAAAGAGTTATGCGAGATAAATAAAGGAATATATACATTTCGAATTCAAGGACAAGTGTATCATTTCATAAATGAATTGTTGCCATCAGATAATCACCCTTCTTATTTACAACTTTATTTTTACGACACAGAGCATGAACTCCAACATCGAATGTGTAATTCATCAAAAATGAAATCGcacatattgacaaaattaatcgAGATATTATCATCCAACCCTTACTGTCGCTTCTTCAGAAATCTAAGAGAATTGTCTGATTTAGATAACTGTAAAATCCTCATTCGATCAAACACTCACATAGATCAACGAGTTTACAATGCTCCTTCAATTTCGCAAGTTGCGGCAATGTGGACTGATGACCATTCCTCTGGTGACCATAAAAATCGGGATATTATTGTTCAAAGCCATTCAGGATATTCACACAATGTTGAATATTATTTCAACTGTTATGACCCTTTGCAATACCCTTTATTATTTCCCCATGGAGAAAGTGGTTGGCATTGTGGAATTAAACGAGCTTGCAAAAATACTTACACACCATATGCCACGAGCACTAAATTATTTGATTTAGACCATATAGAGCTTCCTACAGAACTTCTCCAAAAAGAAGCACAAG TATGTACAAATAAGACAACGCGCACTAACGTTTCCTGTCGAGAATATTATTGCTACAAGTTACAAATTAGGCCATCGGAGGAGGCAATTTTATTGCAAGCAGGAAGGTTGCTACAACAATATGTTGTTGACATGTATGTTAAGCTGGAGACATCTAGACTAGATTATTTCCGTCATAAGCAACAAGAGATTCGAGCTGAATTATATCAAGGAATCATTGACAATATTGAGGATGGTGAAAATCGCGGATGTAAAGTTGGTCGTCGGATTATTCTACCTTCATCGTTTATTGGAGGACCTAGAGACATGAGAAAAAGATATATGGATGCAATGGCATTAGTTCAACGATTTGGAAAACCGGATATATTCCTCACAATGACATGTAATCCTAATTGGTATGAAATCAAGCAAGAATTAGGCCCTAATGATGAGGTTCAACCTAATGATGAGGTTCAAAATCGACCAGACTTAGTTGTACGTATATTTAGGGCGAAGTTAGAGGAGTTAAAAAAGGATTTATTTATTAGACAAATTTTTGGAGGAGTAGCAGCATACGTCTATGTCATTGAATTCCAGAAAAGAGACCTTCCGCATGCACATTTGTTGATCATTTTAAAACCCAACTCAAAAATTTATGGACCTGAAAACTTCGACAAAATTGTGTCAGCAGAAATACCACATGAAACCCATAACTCTCATTTATATACAATGGTAGTCAAACATATGATACATGGTCCTTGTGGTTTTTTAAACCCAAAGAATGCTTGCATGACGAAAGAAGGAAACTGTAGAAACCGCTATCCTAAATCTTTTTGCTCCGTCACAACACAAGCACAAAATGCATATCCTAGATATAAACGATGCGATGATGGCAAACACATTCAAGTAAGAGGCGCTACTTTAGACAATCGTTGGGTTGTTCCATACAATCCATTTTTACTTGCAAAATTTGACTGCCATATGAATGTAGAAATATGTTCTACTATAAAAGCTGTGAAATACTTGTATAAGTATATTTATAAGGGACACGATCGTGTGGCTTTCAATATTACATCTTCAAATGATGAgaatatgattaatgaaattgaTAATTTCCAATCAGCAAGATGGATTTCGGCTCCAGAAGCTATGTGGAGAATATATGGTTTCACATTAAATGAAATTTACCCAGCTGTTTACTCACTTCAATTACATCTCGAAGATAAACAACTCGTTACATTTAACACATCAACAAAACTTTCACATATAGTACAATCTGATGTGTTCTCACGATCTATGCTAACTGAATTCTTCAGAATGAACAGCTACAACAAAGCCGCACGAACACTTTTGTATAAAGAGTTCCCTGAAAATTTTGTTTGGaatcaacaacaaaaaatttgGACACCACGAAAGAAAGGAGTTGTCATTGGAAGAGTAGTGTCTGCATATCCAACTGAAGGTGAACGATATTATTTAAGATTATTGTTAAATCATGTAAGAGGAGCAAGTTCTTTTGATGATCTCAAAACTTTCAACAACATTCGAGTTACAACATTTCGCGAGTCAGCTATGTTACATGGCTTATTGGAGTCGGATAATGCTATAGAACAATGCTTAGAAGAAGCCAGTCTTTACCAAATGCCTTGTACTCTATGA
- the LOC133816676 gene encoding replication protein A 70 kDa DNA-binding subunit B-like: protein MNTSLSTKPASRLLIDPELPQAIALRTWRAENNMYLEHFVSRDLPASSTLTIPTSDTLTPINTVKSLVEQKDRFWIEGKFCVRNLNQNFWYMACDKCHKSTQKEFNEPVEKDHCNNKDGKAIPRCFVLVECEDTSGVLPAAIFGENAEKFIHCSALELMKHTTEEGIDNLETIADVSSTTEYTAQIKTYKYIRQQQTKYKYTITHLMDISEGKKYSDV, encoded by the exons ATGA ACACATCACTCAGTACAAAACCTGCAAGTCGCCTCCTAATTGATCCAGAACTACCACAAGCAATTGCACTACGCACCTG GCGAGCTGAAAATAACATGTACTTAGAGCACTTTGTTTCTAGAGACCTTCCAGCTTCTTCAACCTTGACTATACCTACAAGTGATACACTTACACCAATCAATACTGTTAAAAGCCTTGTAGAACAG AAAGATAGGTTTTGGATTGAAGGAAAATTTTGCGTAAGgaacttaaatcaaaatttctGGTATATGGCTTGTGATAAATGTCACAAATCTACACAAAAAGAGTTCAACGAGCCTGTAGAAAAAGACCACTGCAACAACAAAGATGGCAAAGCAATACCCAG GTGTTTTGTTCTGGTTGAATGTGAAGATACTTCTGGAGTGTTACCTGCAGCAATTTTCGGAGAGAACGCAGAGAAATTCATTCACTGCAGTGCACTTGAATTAATGAAACACACCACTGAG GAAGGAATTGATAACTTGGAAACAATTGCTGATGTCTCCAGTACTACAGAATATACTGCCCAGATCAAGACATATAAATATATACGACAACAGCAAACAAAATACAAGTACACCATCACACATCTTATGGATATATCTGAGGGGAAAAAATATAGTGATGTGTAG
- the LOC133819391 gene encoding protein SRC2-like gives MEQRSLEINVISAKDLKDVNIVTKMDVYVVVSLSGDSQNYQKFKTNVDRGSGTKPTWNFPVKFTINDSEAQTLVFTLFCDRALGDKQIGQVNVSVKELLDFTSSSSSSSSTQFVSYQVRKPSRKPKGELHFSYKLSPQLAGKPGDGDGDPVKLYPTVEVGPSVATPPWPVVGGYVPVQPSVGYGSGVYYPHPAVSYGGYYPPQPPPHHPPPPGYGYPPPPPPGYGYPTGPGYVYPSYQQGVGPKYSSNNNKFGMGLGAGLAGGTIGGVLIGDMVSDNNGGFGDGGGFAF, from the coding sequence aTGGAGCAAAGATCATTGGAGATCAACGTTATATCCGCCAAAGACCTCAAGGATGTAAACATCGTGACCAAGATGGACGTATACGTCGTCGTTTCACTCTCCGGCGACTCTCAAAACTATCAAAAATTCAAGACCAACGTGGACCGGGGCTCGGGCACCAAACCCACATGGAACTTCCCCGTCAAATTCACCATTAACGACTCCGAGGCCCAAACCCTAGTCTTCACCCTCTTCTGCGACAGAGCCCTCGGCGACAAGCAAATCGGCCAAGTCAACGTCTCGGTCAAAGAGCTTCTAGACttcacatcatcatcatcatcatcctcatccacACAGTTCGTAAGTTACCAGGTAAGAAAACCCTCCAGAAAACCCAAAGGCGAACTCCATTTCTCCTACAAACTCAGCCCACAACTCGCGGGTAAACCCGGCGACGGCGACGGAGATCCCGTCAAGTTATATCCGACGGTTGAGGTGGGACCATCGGTGGCGACGCCTCCTTGGCCAGTTGTAGGGGGTTATGTTCCGGTGCAACCGAGTGTAGGGTACGGATCAGGAGTGTACTATCCACATCCAGCAGTGAGTTATGGAGGGTACTACCCGCCGCAGCCCCCGCCTCATCATCCTCCTCCACCGGGTTATGGGTACCCACCTCCGCCGCCACCGGGTTATGGGTACCCGACTGGACCGGGTTATGTGTACCCGTCATATCAGCAAGGTGTGGGCCCGAAGTACAGTAGTAATAATAACAAGTTTGGAATGGGATTAGGAGCTGGATTAGCAGGGGGAACAATTGGTGGGGTTTTGATCGGAGATATGGTGTCTGATAATAATGGTGGATTTGGAGATGGAGGTGGATTTGCTTtttga
- the LOC133815480 gene encoding uncharacterized protein LOC133815480, with protein sequence MSEDYSTSHPPLSHIRAQVLHHIHSMLQTMGSDINDYHLVDHTVTSNEEAMKLKEIREELNILISEEDLLLPETLNVKQREAYDIIVQTVFGGASATFFIDGPGGTGKTYLYRAILATVRSRGMIALATASSGVAAILLPGGRTAHSRFKIPLTCEKDTICTVSKQSGLAKLLQCVKLIIWDEAPMSHHQSIEALDLMLKDINDSAQPFGGKVVVLGGDFRQVLPIVQKARREETIDATLVKSYLWPLLHKIQLTENMRARLDPSFCKFLLRVGNGEEPTNNDEKIEIPASMIIPYEDDTSSLKNLINNIFPNLDECASNTHMMIHRAILTPKNEYVDHINNLLIQQFPGNVTTYYSYDENIDSTEQKIEEDFLHSYTPSGFPPHQLLLKLNCPITLLRNINPSEGLCNGTQLLCRRFSSNLVDAEIVSGQYSGKRVFLPRIPFTPIENQQNLFPFKRTQFPIRLSFAMTINKAQGQSLEHVGLYLLEPIWKMERQIKSIKEIFPRSKNWICKVLVAEKHPPRNSRRNSSIFQHLLLVDKEGTRIQATIFEENIQKYEKLIIMFKTYNISNALVNFIPQQYRIVDNKYQWIINEHTAVKEVEDEEIINAPQELYNFSFVPFNALEQYKSRTMEVDILALVIDIQPRKYIPTSSGVSCVRELTLLNEE encoded by the exons ATGTCGGAAGATTACTCTACTTCACATCCACCTTTATCTCATATAAGAGCACAAGTACTCCACCATATTCATTCAATGCTTCAAACAATGGGAAGTGATATTAATGATTACCATTTGGTCGATCATACAGTCACATCCAATGAAGAAGCTATGAAACTAAAAGAAATACGTgaagaattaaatatattaatatctGAAGAGGATTTATTACTACCAGAAACTTTGAATGTCAAACAAAGAGAGGCATATGATATAATTGTTCAAACAGTATTTGGTGGAGCATCTGCTACCTTTTTCATAGATGGACCTGGGGGAACTGGAAAAACTTATTTATATAGAGCTATTCTTGCTACAGTGAGATCGCGAGGCATGATTGCTTTGGCGACAGCATCCTCTGGAGTGGCTGCAATTTTATTACCTGGTGGTCGCACTGCACACTCAAGATTTAAAATTCCTCTCACTTGCGAAAAGGATACTATATGCACAGTTAGCAAACAATCTGGATTAGCCAAATTACTACAATGCGTAAAATTGATAATATGGGATGAAGCTCCGATGTCTCATCATCAATCAATAGAAGCTTTGGACTTAATGTTGAAAGACATAAATGATTCTGCTCAACCATTTGGTGGTAAAGTTGTTGTGCTTGGTGGAGATTTCCGACAAGTATTACCTATTGTTCAAAAAGCCAGAAGAGAAGAAACTATTGATGCAACTTTAGTGAAATCATATTTATGGCCTTTGCTTCACAAAATTCAATTAACAGAAAATATGCGCGCACGATTAGATCCAAGCTTTTGCAAGTTTTTACTTCGTGTCGGCAATGGTGAAGAACCAacaaataatgatgaaaaaattGAAATTCCTGCATCAATGATTATTCCATATGAAGATGATACTTCatcattaaaaaatttaataaataatatcttCCCAAATTTAGATGAATGTGCAAGCAACACACATATGATGATCCATCGAGCAATATTGACACCAAAGAATGAATATGTTGATCATATAAATAATTTACTGATACAACAATTCCCAGGCAACGTAACTACATACTATAGCTATGACGAAAACATAGACTCTActgaacaaaaaattgaagaagATTTTTTACATAGCTACACACCAAGTGGGTTTCCCCCTCATCAACTTCTTCTAAAACTAAATTGTCCAATCACATTGCTACGAAATATTAATCCTTCTGAAGGCTTGTGTAATGGTACACAGCTACTGTGTCGTCGTTTTAGCTCAAATTTAGTTGACGCGGAAATAGTTAGTGGACAATATTCTGGAAAAAGAGTCTTCTTACCAAGAATTCCATTTACACCAATTGAAAATCAACAAAACTTGTTCCCTTTTAAAAGAACTCAATTTCCAATTCGCTTAAGTTTTGCTATGACAATAAATAAAGCTCAAGGTCAAAGTTTAGAGCATGTTGGATTATACCTTCTGGAGCCT ATCTGGAAGATGGAGAGGCAAATCAAAAGCATAAAAGAAATATTCCCTCGAAGTAAAAATTGGATCTGCAAGGTATTAGTAGCTGAGAAGCATCCTCCCAGAAATTCTCGCCGTAATTCCTCCATATTTCAACATCTTCTGCTTGTTGACAAGGAG GGAACAAGGATACAAGCTACAATCTTTGaggaaaacatacaaaaatatgaaaagttAATCATTATGTTTAAGACGTACAACATCTCAAATGCTTTAGTCAATTTCATTCCACAACAATATCGGATAGTTGATAATAAGTACCAGTGGATCATCAACGAGCACACTGCTGTTAAAGAAGTTGAAGATGAAGAAATAATAAATGCACCACAGGAACTTTATAACTTCTCTTTTGTGCCATTCAATGCTTTGGAGCAATATAAAAGTCGCACAATGGAAGttg ATATCCTGGCTTTAGTCATCGACATACAACCACGAAAATATATCCCGACATCATCTGGTGTAAGTTGTGTTCGAGAATTGACTCTACTGAATGAAGAGTAA